One Mesorhizobium sp. L-2-11 genomic region harbors:
- a CDS encoding ribonuclease J encodes MATAENAELVFVPLGGVGEIGMNFALYGYGPANAREWIVIDVGVTFPDASLPGVDLVLPDTRFIEENVANLRGIIITHAHEDHYGALLDTWPKLKAPVWMTPFGAGLLEAKRQGEQGAPKIPVTIYRAGEKFSVGPFEIEAIPVAHSIPEPMSLAITSPAGTVIHTGDWKIDPAPTIGPLTDEARFRAYGDKGVLALICDSTNALREGVSPSEVAVGEGLKGVIQSAKGRVAVTTFSSNVGRIVSIAKAARDAGRQCLVLGRSLKRVIDVAGELGYMDGLPEFIAEEDFGFIPRENLVIICTGSQGEPLAALAKLSREEMKSVSLTAGDTVVFSSRTIPGNEKGILEIKNRLIDLGIKIIEDGDALVHVSGHPRRSELRKMYEWVRPQIGVPVHGEAAHLVAQGSLMSVSGIGQVAQVRDGDMLRLYPGAATIIDQVPFGRIYKDGRLIGTDQAMGIRDRRKLSFAGHVAVNVVLDDKYELAGDPDLVAIGVAEADGRGDSLEDLMIDAAIGAVDSIPRQRRRDLDLVQEAVRRAVRGAANEAWGKKPLVTVFVTR; translated from the coding sequence ATGGCGACAGCGGAAAACGCCGAACTCGTCTTCGTGCCGCTTGGCGGCGTCGGCGAGATCGGCATGAACTTCGCCCTCTATGGTTACGGGCCGGCCAATGCGCGCGAATGGATCGTCATCGATGTCGGCGTGACCTTTCCCGATGCCAGCCTGCCTGGCGTCGACCTGGTGCTGCCCGACACGCGCTTCATCGAGGAGAACGTCGCCAACCTGCGCGGCATCATCATCACGCACGCGCATGAGGACCATTACGGCGCGCTACTCGACACATGGCCGAAGCTCAAGGCGCCGGTCTGGATGACGCCGTTCGGCGCTGGATTGCTGGAAGCCAAGCGGCAGGGCGAGCAGGGCGCACCAAAAATCCCGGTGACGATCTACCGCGCCGGTGAAAAGTTCAGCGTCGGCCCGTTCGAGATCGAGGCCATCCCGGTTGCGCATTCGATTCCCGAACCGATGTCGCTGGCGATCACCTCGCCGGCCGGCACCGTCATCCACACCGGCGACTGGAAGATCGATCCGGCGCCGACGATCGGGCCGCTGACCGACGAGGCGCGCTTCCGCGCCTATGGCGACAAGGGCGTGCTGGCGTTGATCTGCGATTCCACCAATGCGCTGCGGGAAGGTGTGTCGCCGTCGGAAGTCGCGGTTGGCGAGGGCCTCAAGGGCGTCATCCAGAGCGCCAAGGGCCGCGTCGCGGTCACCACCTTTTCCTCCAATGTCGGACGCATCGTCTCCATTGCCAAGGCGGCACGCGATGCCGGCCGGCAGTGCCTGGTGCTCGGCCGTTCGCTGAAGCGCGTCATCGATGTTGCCGGCGAGCTCGGCTATATGGATGGGCTGCCCGAATTCATCGCCGAGGAGGACTTTGGCTTCATCCCGCGCGAAAACCTCGTCATCATCTGCACCGGCAGCCAGGGCGAGCCGCTTGCGGCACTGGCGAAACTGTCGCGCGAGGAGATGAAATCGGTGTCGCTGACGGCAGGCGACACGGTGGTGTTTTCCTCGCGCACCATTCCCGGCAACGAGAAGGGTATCCTCGAGATCAAGAACCGTCTGATCGATCTCGGCATCAAGATCATCGAGGACGGTGATGCGCTGGTGCATGTCTCCGGCCATCCGCGCCGCAGCGAGCTGCGCAAGATGTATGAATGGGTGCGGCCGCAGATCGGCGTTCCCGTGCATGGCGAGGCGGCGCATCTGGTGGCACAGGGATCGCTGATGTCGGTGTCCGGCATCGGCCAGGTGGCGCAGGTGCGCGACGGCGACATGCTGCGGCTCTATCCCGGTGCGGCGACGATCATCGACCAGGTGCCGTTCGGCCGCATCTACAAGGACGGCAGGCTGATCGGCACCGACCAGGCGATGGGCATTCGCGACCGGCGCAAGCTGTCTTTCGCCGGCCATGTCGCGGTCAATGTCGTGCTCGACGACAAATATGAGCTCGCCGGCGATCCCGATCTGGTCGCCATCGGTGTCGCCGAGGCCGATGGCCGCGGCGACAGCCTGGAAGACCTGATGATCGATGCGGCAATCGGCGCCGTGGACTCCATCCCGCGTCAGCGCCGAAGAGATCTCGACCTCGTGCAGGAGGCAGTGCGCCGCGCCGTCCGCGGCGCCGCCAATGAAGCCTGGGGCAAGAAGCCGCTGGTGACAGTGTTCGTCACGAGATAA
- the mce gene encoding methylmalonyl-CoA epimerase → MLERLNHVALAVPDLAAATAAYRDTLGARVTAPQALPEHGVTVVFVDVGNTRIELLEPLGEGSPIAAFLEKNPSGGMHHLCYEVDDILAARDHLIASGARVLGDGNPKTGAHGKPVLFLHPKDFFGTLVELEQA, encoded by the coding sequence ATGCTTGAACGCCTCAACCATGTCGCGCTTGCCGTGCCGGATCTGGCTGCGGCGACCGCGGCTTATCGCGACACTCTCGGCGCTCGGGTGACCGCGCCGCAGGCGCTGCCGGAGCATGGCGTCACGGTGGTGTTCGTCGATGTCGGCAATACCAGGATCGAATTGCTGGAGCCGCTTGGCGAGGGTTCGCCGATCGCGGCATTCCTCGAGAAGAACCCCTCGGGCGGCATGCATCATCTGTGCTATGAGGTCGATGACATTCTTGCCGCGCGTGATCACCTCATCGCCAGCGGCGCCCGCGTCCTCGGCGACGGCAACCCGAAGACCGGCGCACACGGCAAGCCGGTGCTGTTCCTGCATCCCAAGGATTTCTTCGGCACGCTGGTTGAACTGGAGCAAGCATGA
- a CDS encoding DUF1467 family protein, with amino-acid sequence MSWVSFLALFFITWWVVLFAILPFSLRTQDEDEDVTLGTVSSAPRGPHMLRAVLRTTIVTLVLLGIFYGITRGLGLGIDDIPHIVPDFSQSPGN; translated from the coding sequence ATGAGCTGGGTTTCATTTCTCGCCCTGTTCTTCATCACATGGTGGGTGGTGCTGTTCGCCATCCTGCCATTCAGCCTGAGGACGCAGGACGAGGATGAGGACGTGACGCTGGGCACGGTATCCAGCGCGCCGCGCGGACCGCATATGCTGCGCGCGGTGCTGCGGACGACGATCGTCACGCTGGTTCTGCTTGGCATCTTTTATGGCATTACGCGGGGGCTCGGCCTCGGCATCGACGACATCCCGCACATCGTGCCGGATTTCAGCCAGAGCCCCGGAAACTAG
- the proS gene encoding proline--tRNA ligase, which produces MRLSRYFLPILKENPREAEIVSHRLMLRAGMIRQQGQGSFSWLPLGKRVLDKVCRIVREEQDRAGALEILMPTIQSAELWRESGRYDDYGKEMLRIKDRQDRDMLYGPTNEEVVTEIFRAYVKSYKDLPLNLYHIQWKFRDEVRPRFGVMRSREFLMKDAYSFDLDFAGAKAAYNRMFVSYLRTFTRMGLQAIPMRADTGPIGGDLSHEFIILADTGESQVYCHRDYLAFDVPGADTDFSNDAEIGDIVRKWTTPYAATDEMHDEAAWEKVATSDRVSARGIEVGHIFHFGDKYSKPMGAKVTGPDGKDHFASGGSYGIGPTRLVAAIIEASHDDNGIIWPEAVAPFDIGLINMKAGDADCDRVCDELYAAFVAAGKDVLYDDTDQRPGGKFATADLIGLPWQVIVGPRGVAAGEVEIKNRRNGERETLPIADVKKRFGFAA; this is translated from the coding sequence ATGCGTTTGTCGCGCTATTTCCTGCCTATCCTCAAAGAAAATCCGCGCGAGGCCGAAATCGTCTCGCACCGGCTGATGCTGCGCGCCGGCATGATCCGCCAGCAGGGGCAAGGCAGTTTTTCCTGGCTGCCGCTCGGCAAGAGGGTGCTGGACAAGGTTTGCCGGATCGTTCGCGAGGAGCAGGACCGGGCCGGCGCGCTCGAGATCCTGATGCCGACCATCCAGTCGGCCGAGCTGTGGCGCGAAAGCGGCCGCTATGACGACTATGGCAAGGAGATGCTGCGCATCAAGGACCGGCAGGATCGCGACATGCTCTATGGACCGACCAACGAGGAGGTGGTCACCGAGATTTTCCGCGCCTATGTGAAGTCCTATAAGGATCTGCCGCTCAATCTCTATCACATCCAGTGGAAATTCCGCGACGAGGTGCGGCCGCGCTTCGGCGTCATGCGCAGCAGAGAGTTCCTGATGAAGGACGCCTATTCCTTCGATCTCGATTTTGCAGGCGCCAAGGCGGCCTATAACAGGATGTTCGTGTCCTATCTCAGGACGTTCACGCGCATGGGGCTGCAGGCAATCCCGATGCGTGCCGACACCGGGCCGATCGGCGGCGATCTCAGCCACGAATTCATCATCCTGGCCGACACCGGCGAAAGCCAGGTCTATTGCCATCGCGACTATCTCGCATTTGATGTGCCGGGGGCCGACACGGACTTCTCCAACGATGCCGAGATCGGCGACATCGTCAGGAAATGGACGACGCCCTATGCGGCGACCGACGAGATGCACGACGAGGCGGCGTGGGAGAAGGTCGCGACAAGCGACCGCGTCTCGGCGCGCGGCATCGAGGTCGGCCACATCTTCCATTTCGGCGACAAATATTCGAAGCCGATGGGCGCCAAGGTGACCGGGCCCGACGGCAAGGATCATTTTGCCTCCGGAGGCTCCTACGGCATCGGCCCGACGCGGCTGGTCGCGGCGATCATCGAGGCTAGCCATGACGACAACGGCATCATCTGGCCGGAGGCGGTGGCGCCTTTCGACATCGGCCTGATCAATATGAAAGCCGGCGACGCCGACTGCGACCGCGTCTGCGATGAACTCTATGCGGCGTTTGTCGCCGCCGGCAAGGACGTGCTCTACGACGACACCGATCAGCGGCCGGGCGGCAAGTTCGCCACAGCCGACCTGATCGGACTGCCGTGGCAGGTGATCGTCGGGCCGCGCGGCGTGGCCGCCGGCGAGGTCGAGATCAAGAACCGCAGGAACGGCGAGCGTGAGACGCTGCCGATCGCCGACGTGAAGAAACGCTTCGGTTTTGCCGCATGA
- a CDS encoding lipoprotein-releasing ABC transporter permease subunit, which produces MSGAAAAKPLAAGAFSVFERMVAWRYLRSRRKETVISVIASISFLGIMLGVATLIVVMAVMNGFRAELLTRILGVNGHLIVQPLDMPLEDYAQVAGRINGVPGVQYAIPLIDGQVLAQGNVGGGSGALVRGIRGEDLGKISIVATNIKQGSIAGFDTGEGVAIGTRMADNLGLVLGDTITLIAPDGDVTPLGTTPRMKGYPVTAIFEVGMSEYDSSIVYMPFSEAQLYFNMDGRAQAIEIYVDNPDNVDALKPRVEEAAQRPITMVDWRERNQTFFDALQVERNVMFMILTLIVLVAALNIISGLIMLVKDKGHDIAILRTMGATRGAILRIFLMTGAAIGVVGTFAGVLLGVIICLNVERIRQFFSWLAGERLFNPELYFLSQLPARMDASETISVVLMALVLSFLATLFPAWRAARLDPVEALRYE; this is translated from the coding sequence ATGAGTGGAGCGGCAGCAGCTAAACCCTTGGCCGCCGGAGCTTTTTCCGTCTTCGAACGCATGGTCGCGTGGCGCTATCTGCGCTCGCGCCGCAAGGAGACGGTGATCTCCGTCATTGCGTCGATCTCGTTCCTCGGCATCATGCTGGGCGTCGCCACGCTGATCGTCGTAATGGCTGTCATGAACGGCTTTCGCGCCGAGCTCCTGACGCGCATCCTCGGCGTCAACGGCCATCTGATCGTGCAGCCGCTCGACATGCCGCTGGAGGACTACGCGCAGGTCGCCGGCCGCATCAACGGCGTGCCCGGCGTCCAATACGCCATTCCGCTCATCGACGGGCAGGTGCTGGCGCAAGGCAATGTCGGCGGCGGGTCGGGGGCGCTGGTGCGCGGCATCCGCGGCGAGGATCTGGGCAAGATTTCAATCGTCGCCACCAATATCAAGCAGGGCTCGATCGCCGGCTTCGACACAGGCGAGGGCGTCGCCATCGGCACCCGTATGGCCGACAATCTCGGTCTTGTGCTCGGCGACACCATCACGCTGATCGCCCCCGACGGCGATGTGACGCCGCTCGGCACGACACCGCGCATGAAGGGTTACCCGGTCACCGCGATCTTCGAAGTCGGCATGTCGGAATATGACAGCTCGATCGTCTACATGCCGTTTTCGGAAGCCCAGCTCTATTTCAACATGGATGGCCGGGCCCAGGCGATCGAGATCTATGTCGACAATCCCGACAATGTCGACGCGCTGAAACCGAGGGTCGAGGAGGCAGCGCAGCGGCCGATCACCATGGTCGACTGGCGAGAACGAAACCAAACATTCTTCGATGCGCTGCAAGTGGAGCGCAACGTCATGTTCATGATCCTGACGCTGATCGTGCTGGTTGCGGCGCTCAACATCATTTCGGGGCTGATCATGCTGGTGAAGGACAAGGGCCACGATATCGCCATTCTGCGCACCATGGGCGCCACGCGCGGCGCCATCCTGCGCATCTTCCTGATGACGGGGGCGGCGATCGGCGTGGTGGGCACCTTTGCCGGCGTTCTGCTCGGCGTCATTATCTGCTTGAACGTTGAGCGCATCCGCCAGTTCTTCTCGTGGCTGGCCGGCGAGAGGCTGTTCAATCCCGAACTCTACTTCCTCAGCCAGTTGCCTGCCCGCATGGACGCCAGCGAGACGATCTCCGTGGTGCTGATGGCGCTGGTGCTGTCGTTCCTGGCGACTCTGTTTCCGGCATGGCGCGCAGCCAGGCTCGATCCGGTCGAAGCGCTGAGGTACGAATGA